A genomic region of Pyrus communis chromosome 14, drPyrComm1.1, whole genome shotgun sequence contains the following coding sequences:
- the LOC137714174 gene encoding probable galacturonosyltransferase 12 yields the protein MQLHISPSLRHVTVFPGKGVREFIKVKVGLRRLSYRMLFYSILFFTFLLRFAFVMTAVDTIDGESKCSSLGCLGKRLGPKILGRRESRVPEVIYQILEEPIGKHELQGRSDIPQSLDEFMVEIKDGKLDARTFAVKLREMVTLLEQRTRNAKIQEYLYRHVASSSIPKQLHCLALRLANEHASNAAARLQLPSAELVPALVDNSYYHFVLASDNVLAASVVATSLVRNSLHPHKVVLHIITDRKTYYPMQAWFSLHSLSPAIIEVKALHHFDWFTKGKVPVLEAMEKDQRVRSQFRGGSSAIVANNTEKPNVIAAKLQALSPKYNSLMNHIRIHLPELFPSLNKIVFLDDDIVVQTDLSPLWDIEMNGKVNGAVETCKGEDNFVMSKRFKSYLNFSHPLISKNFNPKTCAWAYGMNIFDLDAWRKTNISLTYHHWLEQNLKSDLSLWQLGTLPPGLIAFHGHVHVIDPFWHMLGLGYQENTSSADVKSAGVIHFNGRAKPWLDIAFPKLRPFWAKYVNFSDKFIKGCRIMAT from the exons atgcaGCTTCACATATCTCCCAGCCTGAGGCATGTGACGGTGTTTCCGGGAAAAGGAGTGAGGGAATTCATCAAGGTGAAAGTTGGATTAAGGCGGCTTTCGTACCGGATGCTCTTCTACTCCATTCTGTTCTTCACTTTTCTTCTCAGGTTCGCGTTTGTGATGACTGCTGTGGACACCATTGATGGGGAAAGCAAGTGCTCCTCACTAG GTTGCTTGGGGAAAAGATTAGGGCCAAAAATATTGGGAAGAAGAGAATCAAGG GTCCCAGAAGTAATATACCAAATATTAGAAGAACCCATCGGCAAGCATGAATTACAAGGAAGATCTGATATTCCTCAGTCCTTAGACGAGTTTATGGTTGAAATAAAGGATGGAAAATTAGACGCAAGGACTTTCGCTGTCAAGCTCAGAGAAATG GTCACACTTCTTGAGCAAAGAACCCGAAATGCCAAAATCCAAGAGTACTTATACCGGCATGTAGCGTCAAGCAGCATACCTAAACAGCTTCACTGCCTAGCCTTGAGGTTAGCCAACGAGCACGCCTCCAACGCGGCTGCTCGCCTCCAGCTCCCTTCTGCTGAACTTGTCCCTGCCCTCGTTGACAACTCCTACTACCACTTTGTCCTCGCCTCAGACAATGTGCTTGCCGCCTCTGTTGTTGCCACATCCCTTGTTCGCAACTCATTGCACCCTCACAAAGTTGTCCTCCACATTATCACAGACAGGAAGACATATTATCCAATGCAAGCGTGGTTTTCTCTGCATTCGTTATCACCTGCCATAATCGAGGTCAAGGCGCTGCACCATTTCGATTGGTTTACAAAGGGGAAGGTGCCGGTATTGGAAGCAATGGAGAAAGACCAAAGGGTGAGGTCGCAGTTTAGAGGCGGGTCCTCGGCCATTGTGGCAAATAATACCGAGAAGCCTAATGTTATTGCAGCAAAGTTGCAGGCACTTAGTCCCAAGTACAACTCTCTGATGAACCACATCAGAATACATCTACCAGAG CTGTTTCCTAGTCTTAATAAGATAGTGTTCTTGGACGACGACATAGTCGTTCAAACTGATCTTTCACCGCTATGGGATATCGAAATGAATGGAAAGGTCAATGGAGCAGTTGAGACATGCAAGGGAGAAGATAACTTTGTGATGTCGAAGCGGTTTAAGAGTTATCTGAACTTCTCTCATCCCTTGATATCTAAGAATTTCAACCCCAAGACATGTGCCTGGGCTTATGGCATGAACATCTTCGACCTAGATGCTTGGAGAAAAACCAACATAAGCCTCACGTACCACCATTGGCTTGAACAG AACTTGAAATCAGACCTGAGCCTTTGGCAGCTAGGAACGTTGCCCCCCGGCCTAATAGCATTCCACGGGCATGTCCATGTTATCGATCCATTCTGGCACATGTTGGGACTGGGATATCAGGAAAACACAAGTTCTGCCGATGTTAAGAGTGCCGGTGTCATCCATTTCAACGGGAGAGCAAAGCCCTGGCTAGATATTGCATTTCCAAAACTTCGGCCATTTTGGGCAAAATATGTCAATTTCTCAGATAAATTCATCAAGGGCTGTCGTATCATGGCAACCTAA
- the LOC137715599 gene encoding transcription factor ILR3-like, translating into MVSPENTNWLFDYGLIDDTPVLDGNFTWPVQPIAGSASVSVELDGSLGDAEALKESGSKKRVRSESCSGTSSKACREKLRRERLNDKFVELGSILEPGRPPKTDKAAILVDAVRMVNQLRGEAQKLKDTNSGLQEKIKELKTEKNELRDEKQRLKSEKEKLEQQLKSMNAQPGFLPPPPGIPAAFAAQGQAHGNKLVPFIGYPGVAMWQFMPPAAVDTSQDHVLRPPVA; encoded by the exons ATGGTCTCCCCGGAAAACACCAACTGGCTCTTCGATTACGGGCTCATCGACGATACCCCTGTCCTGGATGGCAACTTCACTTGGCCCGTTCAGCCCATCGCCGGTTCGGCTAGCGTCAG TGTTGAACTTGATGGCTCATTGGGGGATGCTGAGGCACTTAAGGAATCTGGCTCAAAAAAGAG GGTCAGATCTGAATCATGCAGTGGAACAAGCTCGAAGGCATGTAGGGAGAAGTTGCGAAGGGAAAGGCTAAATGACAA GTTTGTGGAATTGGGCTCCATTTTGGAGCCTGGAAGGCCCCCCAAGACGGACAAGGCTGCCATTCTGGTTGATGCTGTACGAATGGTGAATCAATTACGTGGTGAAGCCCAGAAGTTGAAGGACACGAATTCAGGCCTCCAGGAGAAGATCAAGGAATTGAAG ACAGAGAAGAATGAACTTCGTGATGAGAAGCAGAGGCTGAAATCAGAGAAAGAGAAGTTGGAACAGCAACTGAAATCCATGAATGCGCAGCCTGGCTTTTTGCCTCCCCCTCCTGGAATTCCTGCTGCATTTGCGGCTCAAGGCCAAGCTCACGGCAACAAGTTGGTGCCTTTCATTGGTTACCCCGGGGTTGCCATGTGGCAATTCATGCCACCTGCCGCTGTGGATACTTCGCAGGATCATGTACTCCGCCCACCGGTTGCTTAA